The genomic region GAGAACGGCTCCGCGATGAAGGCGTCGATGAAGGCCGTGGCCTCCTCGACGGTGTGCTGGCGGGCGCCGATGGAGATCACGTTGGCGTCGTTGTGCTGGCGCGCGAGCACGGCGGTCGACAGGTTCCAGACGAGCGCCGCGCGCGCGCCCTCGACCTTGTTCGCGGCGATCTGCTCGCCGTTGCCCGACCCGCCGAACACCACGCCGAGGGCGGTCGTGCCCTCGCGCTGGTCGGCGACGACGGCATGCGCGGCGCGGATGCAGAACGACGGGTAGTCGTCGAGCGCGTCGTACGACGTGGGCCCGTGGTCGACGACGTCGTGCCCGGCGTCGGTCAGGTGGTCCGTGAGGTACCTCGAGAAGTCGAGGCCCGCGTGGTCGGTCGCGATGTGGATGCGCATCGATGCACTCCTCCTGCCGCACGTCGCGGCGTCGTGCCCGCGGCGCGGGCGATGCCGGGCGCGCCGCGGCCGGACGCCCGTGAGCGCCCGGCCGCCGCGCGCGCGACGGGAAAGGGTCAGTCGAAGATGGGGCCGACGGTGCGCGAGCGCTTGATCTCGAAGAAGCCCGGCTAGGCGGCGACGGCGACGACGCCGTCCCACAGCCTCACGGCCTCGTCGCCCTTCGGCGCGGGCGAGATGACGGGGCCGAAGAAGGCGACGCCGTCGACCGCGATGACCGGCGTGCCGACGTCCTGGCCGACGCGCTCGATCCCGTCGAAGTGGCTGGCGCGCATGAGCTCGTCGTAGCGGTCGGTGCGGCTCGTCTCGGCGAGCCCAGCGGGGAGGCCGAGCTCGGCGAGCACCTCGGGGATGACGACGTCGGCGTCCTTCTGGTCGCGGAGGTGGATCCGCGTGCCCAGCGCGTCGTACAGCGGCTTGACGTGCTCGGCGCCGTGCTCGGCCTCGACCGCGGCGACGAGCCGCGTGAACCGGAGGGCGCGCGGGAGGAAGGCAGCGAAGTTCGGGTCGTCGGCCTTGTCCTCGTTGAGGACGGCGAGGCTCATGACGCGCCAGGTGATGTCGAGGTCGCGGTGGCGGGCGACCTCGTCGACCCAGCGGGAGGTCATCCACGCCCAGGGGCAGGACGGGTCGAACCAGAACTCGACGGCGGTGATGCGGGGGCTGCTCTGAACGTCGGACATGCCGCAAGCCTAGGTCAGCCGACGCAATAGGATCGGCTCCGAAAGCGGCGCCGCTCCGCCCGCGCACCCGTGGTCCCGACCGCCCGGTGCATCGTCGCGCGAGGCGCGTCCGCACGCACGGCCCACCCACCTCACGGACGAGCAGGAGCAGCATGCCAGGAGAGAACCTCACCCGCGTCGAGGCCGAGGAGCGCGCCGCGCTGCTGGCCGTGTCCGAGTACGACGTCACGCTCGACCTCACCCGGGGCGCGGAGGTGTTCGGGTCCACCACGACCGTGCGCTTCACCGCCACCGCCGGCGCGTCCACGTTCATCGACGCGATCACCCGCACGGTGCACGCCGTGACCCTGAACGGCCGCGAGCTCGAGCCGGCCGACGTCAGCGACGGCGTCCGCATCCGACTCGACGACCTCGCTCAGGAGAACGAGCTCACGGTCGTCGCCGACGCCATGTACACGAACACGGGCGAGGGCCTGCACCGCTTCGTGGATCCCGTCGACGACGAGGTCTACCTCTATTCCCAGTTCGAGGTCCCGGACTCCCGCCGCATGTTCGCGGTGTTCGAGCAGCCCGACCTCAAGGCGGTCTTCCGCTTCACCGTCACCGCGCCGTCGCACTGGGAGGTCGTCTCCAACTCCCCCACGCCCGAGCCGACGGCCGCCGCCGACGGCGCGTCCACGTGGACCTTCGAGCCCACGCTCCGCATGTCGAGCTACATCACGGCGCTCATCGCGGGCCCCTACGGCGTCGTCCGCAGCGAGCTGACCTCGAGTGACGGCCGCACGATCCCGCTCGGCGTCTTCGCCCGCAATTCGCTCATGGAGCACCTCGACGCCGACTACGTGTTCGAGAAGACCCGCGAGGGCTTCGCGTTCTACGAGGAGCGCTTCGCGTACCCGTACCCGTTCCCCAAGTACGACCAGCTCTTCGTCCCCGAGTTCAACGCGGGCGCGATGGAGAACGCGGGCGCCGTCACGTTCGTGGAGAGCTACGTCTTCCGCTCGAAGGTCACCGACGCGGTGAAGGAGCGCCGGGTCACGACGATCCTGCACGAGCTCGCGCACATGTGGTTCGGCGACCTCGTCACCATGAAGTGGTGGGACGACCTGTGGCTCAACGAGTCCTTCGCGACCTACATCTCGACCCTGGCCACGGCCGAGGGCACCGAGTGGACCGGCGCCTGGACGACGTTCAACGCCGGCGAGAAGTCCTGGGCCTACAACCAGGACCAGCTGCCGAGCACGCACCCCGTCTACGCGACCATCAACGACCTGGAGGACGTGCAGGTCAACTTCGACGGCATCACGTACGCCAAGGGCGCCTCGGTGCTCCGCCAGCTCGTCGCCTACGTCGGCCAGGACGAGTTCCTCGCGGGCGTGGCCGCCTACTTCCAGCGCCACGCGTTCGGCAACTCGACGCTCCGCGACTTCACCCGTGAGCTCGAGGGCACGAGCGGCCGCGACCTCGCGCGCTGGACCGACCTGTGGCTGAAGACCTCGGGCGTGAACACGCTCCGTCCCGAGATCGCGACCGACGAGGACGGCGTCATCACGTCGTTCTCCGTGCTGCAGGAGGCCGCGGAGGACTACCCGACGCTCCGCCCGCACCGCCTCGCGATCGGCTTCTACGAGCTGCGCGACGCGAAGCTGGTCCGCACCGAGCGCTTCGAGCTCGACGTCGACGGCGACCGCACCGAGGTCGCCGAGCTCGTCGGCCGCCAGCGCCCCGCGCTCGTGCTGCTCAACGACGACGACCTCACCTACGCCAAGGTCCGCCTGGATCCCGCGTCGCTCGAGGTCGCAATGCGCCACCTCGCCGCGTTCGAGGACTCGCTCGCCCGCTCGCTCGTCTTCGCCTCGGTGTGGGACGCGACGCGCGACGGCGAGATCCGCGCCCGCGACTACGTGCGC from Clavibacter michiganensis subsp. insidiosus harbors:
- a CDS encoding ribose-5-phosphate isomerase, giving the protein MRIHIATDHAGLDFSRYLTDHLTDAGHDVVDHGPTSYDALDDYPSFCIRAAHAVVADQREGTTALGVVFGGSGNGEQIAANKVEGARAALVWNLSTAVLARQHNDANVISIGARQHTVEEATAFIDAFIAEPFSAEERHARRIAQLAEYETTGAIAGHPVTD
- a CDS encoding DsbA family protein, with translation MSDVQSSPRITAVEFWFDPSCPWAWMTSRWVDEVARHRDLDITWRVMSLAVLNEDKADDPNFAAFLPRALRFTRLVAAVEAEHGAEHVKPLYDALGTRIHLRDQKDADVVIPEVLAELGLPAGLAETSRTDRYDELMRASHFDGIERVGQDVGTPVIAVDGVAFFGPVISPAPKGDEAVRLWDGVVAVAA
- the pepN gene encoding aminopeptidase N, producing MPGENLTRVEAEERAALLAVSEYDVTLDLTRGAEVFGSTTTVRFTATAGASTFIDAITRTVHAVTLNGRELEPADVSDGVRIRLDDLAQENELTVVADAMYTNTGEGLHRFVDPVDDEVYLYSQFEVPDSRRMFAVFEQPDLKAVFRFTVTAPSHWEVVSNSPTPEPTAAADGASTWTFEPTLRMSSYITALIAGPYGVVRSELTSSDGRTIPLGVFARNSLMEHLDADYVFEKTREGFAFYEERFAYPYPFPKYDQLFVPEFNAGAMENAGAVTFVESYVFRSKVTDAVKERRVTTILHELAHMWFGDLVTMKWWDDLWLNESFATYISTLATAEGTEWTGAWTTFNAGEKSWAYNQDQLPSTHPVYATINDLEDVQVNFDGITYAKGASVLRQLVAYVGQDEFLAGVAAYFQRHAFGNSTLRDFTRELEGTSGRDLARWTDLWLKTSGVNTLRPEIATDEDGVITSFSVLQEAAEDYPTLRPHRLAIGFYELRDAKLVRTERFELDVDGDRTEVAELVGRQRPALVLLNDDDLTYAKVRLDPASLEVAMRHLAAFEDSLARSLVFASVWDATRDGEIRARDYVRLVLDNVATEDESTALRYALAQLTVAATTYSAPDHRDELLATVASELWALTAQAAPGSDNQFQFLRTFAQVAAEPAQLDHVQALLDGTETLEGVEIDADLRWELLTALVAGGRADTAEVDAALAADRTATGVQSAAQARAALPTAEGKQAAWASVWEADTEPNTIVRTTGLGFRRAADTELLRPYVGAYFDALQGVWESRSYAIAAALIGGFYPSPLADAELRDATVAWLDANPEPPALRRLVSELLSGVERALRAQAKDAE